TTCCACCGGAATATGTTATTGGGCCTAATGATGAAATTATAATTAGTATTTGGGGGAAATTACAAGAAACATTTAAGGTTGAAGTTGACCGTGATGGAAAAATTATTTTACCAAAAGTTGGCGCAGTCTATGTGTGGGGATTAAAATTTAGCGAGTTGGAACCGCTTATATATAAACAATTGGAACAACATTATACTAACTTACAGCTTTCAGTTACTATGGGAAGCTTGAGAAGCATAAAAGTATTTGTTCTCGGAGAAGTAAAATATCCCGGAAGCTACACTATATCAGCATTGGCGACTTCTTTTTATGCTCTTTTTGCTGCAGGTGGACCTACAAAACTCGGCAGTATGAGAAACATTAAAGTAATAAGTGGGAGCAGTGAAAAGCCAATAGACCTTTATGATATATTGCTTTATGGTAGCAAAAAAAGCGATTATTTTCTAAATTCCGGGGATATAATTTATGTGCCTTCAATTGGTAGAATAGCCGGCATTGCAGGAAGCGTTAGACGTCCTGCTATCTATGAATTATCCGGGAAAGAAACATTAAATGATCTTATCAAAATGGCAGGAGATGTAACACCTGTTGGATATTTGAAAAGAATACAGATTGAGAGAATTGAAGCGCATAAACAAAAAATTGTTACCGAATTAAATTTTGATAAATCTTCCGAAAACTTTGAAATAGGAGATGGGGATTTTGTCCTCATATCTCCCATATTACCTAAAAGACATAATTATGTTACTCTTTCCGGTAATATCTATAGACCCGGTGAATATACTATCCAACCAAATTTTAGGATAAAAGATTTGATAGAAAAAGCCGAAGGAATTAGACCTGGAACTTATATGAAGCGTGCAGAAATTTCGCGTTTCAAGGCAGATAAAACACAGGAAATTATCCCCATCAATTTAGATGCCGCCCTTCAAGGAGATTCAAGCAATAACATACTGCTATCCGAATGGGATACAATAAAAGTATATGCCGAAACAGAAGTTTTCCCAACCAAATACGTAGTCGTAAGTGGTGCAGTAAAAAGACCGGATAAATATACATTAACTCCCAATATGACAATTGGAGACCTTATATTTAAGGCAGGTGGATATATTTTTAATGCGGACCCCAAAGCATCGGAATTTTGTAGAATCTTATCCGGGAAAATACCCAAAACTGCAAGTATAGACTTGAATGATTCTTCTTCTCTGAATATAAAACTTCAACCTTCCGACTGGGTATTTGTTCGTGCAAATACAAAATGGTCTGAATTGCCCTACGTAATGCTTACGGGAGAAGTTCTTCATCCCGGCACATATATGATAAGTCCAAACGAAAAACTTTCTTCTATAATCAAAAGAGCCGGTGGATTTACGGATAAAGCCTTCTTAGGCGGAGCGGTATTAACTCGTAAGGATGTAAAAGAACAAGAAATTAAAGCTACTCAGGATTTCTTAACCAGTACACGTAAAAACTTATTACAACAATCAACTATGATTCAAAATGCAAGCCTTACCGATACAGAAAACAAACAAGGACAAGAACTTATAAAACGATATGAATCTTCCATAGATTTAATTTCGCAAATAGGAATTCCAGGGAGAATACAAATTGATTTAACTTCTTCTAAATCCCAAAGTTTTAGTATTTCATTGAAAGGTGGAGACAGTTTGAATATTCCGGAAATTCCAAGTGCAGTCCAAATTATAGGTTGTGTTTATAACCCATCTGCAATTATTTATAACGAAGGGAAATCTCTTGGCTGGTATGTTAAAGAGGTAGGAGGTTTGACGCCCGAAGGAGATAAAGCTCGTATGTACGTTCTGCAAGCATCCGGCAGAATAAATAAAGGAAGTAAAATAGGGAAAGGCGATATTATAGTAGTCCCCGCAAAATTATCGATTCACAGACCAAAGGGTGAAATAATTAAAGATGCTGCGCAAGTACTTTATCAATTAGGATTTGCTGCAATAGCAATATATGGCATTATGAACAAATAAAACAATGAGCGAAGAAATAAATATTCTTGACTATTTTAAAGTAGTAAAAAAACACTGGCGATTATTGGTTGTCCTTTTCATTGTAATAGAAATTATTACTTTCGTTTTTAGCATCACTCGAACTAAACTTTATGATGCCACTGCTACTATTCTTCAACCTGAAATGATTTCCGATGTTAAAAGTGGTTCGGGACTTTCATCTCTACTGGCACAACAATTACCGGGAGGGTTATATGGGGGAGGCGCTGCATCTCAAGCTATTCTAGTAATGCTAAAATCGAGGCGTATGGCAGAATTTGTAGAACAAAATTTTAATATACTGGCTCTTTATAAAATAAAAAACCATGCGGATGCAGTAACACAAATAAGAGGAATGACCAGTATTTCCTTATCAAAAGATAATACAATAACAATTAACGTAACCGCCGTAGACCCGAAACTTGCCGCGAATATAGCTAACTTTTATGCGGCAAATCTTGATAGTATAAATGAAAAGCTAAAAATTTCTTCTATAAAACCTATTGCTACTTTACTTGATTCAGCAGTCACGCCACAATTTCCATCTTACCCAAAAATAAAATTCAATTTACTAATTGCAGGAATTCTTGCTCTTTTTATAGGGATATTATTGTCCTTTTTCTTAGAATATTTTTCAGCATTTATAAAAAAACCATAGTACCACAAGCATCTTGCTTACCTGCCAAACAGACAATCTTGTAGATAAATTGATAAACTATGGATTTGAATAATATTAAATTTTGTGACTTCAAAACCGATACCCCCCTTAGTTCTTATACAAGTTTTAAAATTGGAGGAATTTGTCCTGCCATCATATTTCCCAAAAGTGTAGAAGGGGTACAGTCTGCACTACAATTTGCCATTGAAAACAACTTAAATTGTTTCATAATCGGCAATGGAACAAATATTTTATTTCCCGATAAATCTCCCTATAGTCTTATTATAAGAATATGCAGCCCTTTTCTTGATGAGATAAAAGAAACAACCAACCCTTATATATTTCAAATACAAGCAGGTACTTTAATTTCTACTTTTTTAAAATTTGTTACAGAAAATAGTTTAACCGGAGCAGAATTTCTTAGTGGAATCCCGGGCACTATTGGAGGTGCCACTTTTATGAATGCCGGTGCTCAGGGTAAATATATTAGCGAGATTATACGAAAAGTTGAAGTTATGGATAAAAATTATAAAACCTATTGGTTAGACAAATCGGAAAGCGGTTTTGAGTATCGGAATTCAAGATTCAAAACAAGCGGAGAGATAATATTGGGCGCTGAAATTGAATTAACCCACGGTAACAAAGAAAAAATCAACACCGAAATTAGCGAACTTTTAAATTATCGAAACAATAAACTCCCTCTGGATTTACCAAGCGCCGGCTGTGTATTTAAAAATCCTAAAAATGGTCCGGCCGCATATTTTATAGAATTAGCCGGATGCAAAGGATTAAAAATCGGAGGAGCTCTGGTGTCGCCCAAACATGCAAACTTTATACTAAATGCCGGAGATGCCACTTATAAAGACGTTAAATCACTCATCGTAGAAGTTAAAAAAAGAGTATATGACAAACTCAGTATCTCGTTAGAAACAGAAGTTATAATACTTTAATAAAAATATTTGACAATGAATGTATAGAATATATACTACACAACTTATGAGAAAATCTTTCATTGCAGGAAATTGGAAATTAAACAAATTAGTATCTGAAGCAGTAGAGACAAGCAAAACAATTAAAGAAGGAACAAAAAATTTGTCGGGAGTAGATATATGTGTTTGCCCGACTTTTACCGCTCTAAAATCCGTATATGAAATAATAAAAGATTCAAATATCTCATTAGGAGCACAGAATTTATGGTACGAAAACCAGGGCGCATATACAGGAGAAATCGGAGCATCTTCCCTATTAGATGTTGGCTGTAAATATGTAATTATTGGACATTCCGAAAGGCGTAAATACTTAAATGAGTCTGATGAAACTATTGCGCATAAAACTTTGTCTGCTTTAGAAGCAGAACTGATTCCTATTGTATGCATAGGAGAAACTTTAAAGGAGAGAGAATCCGACAAAGCTCAAAAAGTAATCGAAACACAATTTAGCGGGGCTTGCAAGAATCTGCCTGCAGACAAATTCTCCAAAATTATTATTGCCTACGAGCCCGTATGGGCAATAGGAACAGGAAAAACAGCAACCCCGGAAATTGCAGAAGAAATGCATAAATTCATACGACAACTAATAGAAAATAAATATACTAAAGAACTTGCAGAAAATTCCAGAATACTTTATGGTGGAAGTGTAACCCCTGCTAATATAGAAAGCTTGATGAAAGAAACAGACATAGATGGAGCATTAGTGGGTGGCGCAAGCCTTGCACCCGAATCCTTCATAGAAATCGTAAAAAAATCTCAAAACAAATAATCCACATATCTGTACGTTTCTAATCTTCTAACTCGGTATCTCTTGTTATCTACCTTTTTTCGACAATATAAAAGACTTGACAGTTTAAAAGTTCCCCCCCAAAATACCTCTTTGTATTACTTTGCCGGAGATATATTAATTATTGGGCAGTTTTAAACCTGCTCCTACAATGAAAAGAATGAATTTGTTTTTGCCCGTCAAAAGCGGCTCAAACATCCAAACTAAATAGGAGATTATAATAAAATGTGTGGAATAGCCGGCATCTGGGATTTTAAAGAAAAGTTAGGGATTGATGTCCTAAACAGGATGAAAGAGAGTTTACACCATCGTGGGCCTGATGATAGTGGAATATATTTAGACAAACAAAATAACTTAGGGTTAGCCCATACAAGACTTTCTATAATAGAACTATCTGAAAAGGGACACCAGCCTATGATTGATAAGGAATTGAATTTAGTTATTGTTTTTAATGGCGAAATCTACAATTACCTGGAAATAAAAAAAGAATTAAAATGCCTTGGGTATAAATTTTTTAGTAATTCAGACACAGAAGTAATATTAAAAAGTTATAAAGAATGGGGAACACATTGTCTTGAAAAATTTAGAGGAATGTTTAGTTTTTGCATTTTTGACATTGAAAAACAAGAATTATTTTTAGCCAGAGATAGACTTGGAATAAAGCCACTCTATTATTTTAACGATGGGAACAAATTCATTTTTGGTTCAGAGATAAATACTATAAAGGCATCCGGTTTAGCTAAAGAAATCAATTCGGACTCTATCGGACTTTTTTTATTCTTGGGGTATATCCCATCGCCTTCAACATTCTACAAAAATATAGTTTCCCTTGAACCGGGATTTTTCCTAAAAATCTCCAAAAATAATAAGCTTGAAAAAATTCAATATTACAATTTAAAAAAGATTTTCCTTAATGGAGAAAACTCTGAGAGTTCTTTCACTGAGGCAATAAAAAAAACAAAGGACACTTTACTGGAAAGCCTAAAATATCACCTTGTTAGTGATGTCGAAGTAGGCGTATTCCTGTCAGGAGGAATAGATTCTTCTGCCCTTGTTTCCTTGATGAGACAAGCAGGGTTTCAGAAAATAAAGACTGTTTCTATAATCTTTCCCGATAATGTATTATATGATGA
Above is a genomic segment from bacterium containing:
- the murB gene encoding UDP-N-acetylmuramate dehydrogenase — protein: MDLNNIKFCDFKTDTPLSSYTSFKIGGICPAIIFPKSVEGVQSALQFAIENNLNCFIIGNGTNILFPDKSPYSLIIRICSPFLDEIKETTNPYIFQIQAGTLISTFLKFVTENSLTGAEFLSGIPGTIGGATFMNAGAQGKYISEIIRKVEVMDKNYKTYWLDKSESGFEYRNSRFKTSGEIILGAEIELTHGNKEKINTEISELLNYRNNKLPLDLPSAGCVFKNPKNGPAAYFIELAGCKGLKIGGALVSPKHANFILNAGDATYKDVKSLIVEVKKRVYDKLSISLETEVIIL
- a CDS encoding SLBB domain-containing protein, with protein sequence MCKYNKFLLKLFACLFVLTLPSIGLKGEVSTGMQDVIEKVKSDPELTQQAQKILKEQDITKTPEEKDTILNKKPLLLKDTSNNLPSIIEQMFSENTPIEVKRNISQFGYNIFETSNKFSPAELTPVPPEYVIGPNDEIIISIWGKLQETFKVEVDRDGKIILPKVGAVYVWGLKFSELEPLIYKQLEQHYTNLQLSVTMGSLRSIKVFVLGEVKYPGSYTISALATSFYALFAAGGPTKLGSMRNIKVISGSSEKPIDLYDILLYGSKKSDYFLNSGDIIYVPSIGRIAGIAGSVRRPAIYELSGKETLNDLIKMAGDVTPVGYLKRIQIERIEAHKQKIVTELNFDKSSENFEIGDGDFVLISPILPKRHNYVTLSGNIYRPGEYTIQPNFRIKDLIEKAEGIRPGTYMKRAEISRFKADKTQEIIPINLDAALQGDSSNNILLSEWDTIKVYAETEVFPTKYVVVSGAVKRPDKYTLTPNMTIGDLIFKAGGYIFNADPKASEFCRILSGKIPKTASIDLNDSSSLNIKLQPSDWVFVRANTKWSELPYVMLTGEVLHPGTYMISPNEKLSSIIKRAGGFTDKAFLGGAVLTRKDVKEQEIKATQDFLTSTRKNLLQQSTMIQNASLTDTENKQGQELIKRYESSIDLISQIGIPGRIQIDLTSSKSQSFSISLKGGDSLNIPEIPSAVQIIGCVYNPSAIIYNEGKSLGWYVKEVGGLTPEGDKARMYVLQASGRINKGSKIGKGDIIVVPAKLSIHRPKGEIIKDAAQVLYQLGFAAIAIYGIMNK
- a CDS encoding Wzz/FepE/Etk N-terminal domain-containing protein, producing the protein MSEEINILDYFKVVKKHWRLLVVLFIVIEIITFVFSITRTKLYDATATILQPEMISDVKSGSGLSSLLAQQLPGGLYGGGAASQAILVMLKSRRMAEFVEQNFNILALYKIKNHADAVTQIRGMTSISLSKDNTITINVTAVDPKLAANIANFYAANLDSINEKLKISSIKPIATLLDSAVTPQFPSYPKIKFNLLIAGILALFIGILLSFFLEYFSAFIKKP
- the tpiA gene encoding triose-phosphate isomerase, whose protein sequence is MRKSFIAGNWKLNKLVSEAVETSKTIKEGTKNLSGVDICVCPTFTALKSVYEIIKDSNISLGAQNLWYENQGAYTGEIGASSLLDVGCKYVIIGHSERRKYLNESDETIAHKTLSALEAELIPIVCIGETLKERESDKAQKVIETQFSGACKNLPADKFSKIIIAYEPVWAIGTGKTATPEIAEEMHKFIRQLIENKYTKELAENSRILYGGSVTPANIESLMKETDIDGALVGGASLAPESFIEIVKKSQNK